TTAGATACTGAAACAACAGGATTAGATTCAGATGGGGGAGATAGAATAATAGAAATAGGGTGTGTAGAATTAGTAGATCGTGTATTTACTGGTAAGATATTTCATAAGTATATTAATCCTGAACGTGATATCCCTTATTATGCAACAAAAATTCATGGTATTACTATTGATATGTTAAAGGATAAACCTAGATTCTCAGAAATAGCAGATGAGTTTTTAGAATTTATTGATAATAGTGTATTAGTTATTCATAATGCTGGTTTTGATATTAAATTTATCAAGATGGAACTTGATAAAGTTCAGAAAAATTATGACTCTGAATTTCAAGTTGTTGATACACTGATTTTAGCCAGAAAAAAATTTCCTGGAGTTTCGTCTACTTTAGATGCCTTGTGTCGTAGGTTTAATATTTCTCTACAAGACAGGAAATTTCATGGTGCATTATTGGATGCAACTCTACTAGGGAAAGTATATGTGCAATTGATGGGAGGTTTACAAAGATCTCTAGATTTTGCTTGTAATAATAACATATCAAATGCTAATAATCTGAATAATGGATGTGAGAATCTTTATATTAAACCACGAATTTATAAAATAAGTGGAGAAGAGATAGAAAAGCATAAAGTGCTATTGAAAAAAATAAAAAATCCTATTTGGAATAATGTATTTTATACAGAAACTAAGTCATGTCATTAAGTATTGTTTTTACATTTTATAAAAGTCTATTTTAGGAAATTTAAAAAATTTTGCATGAATCAGAAATATGAATTACAAAAGTTTTTTAAGGAAAATAGATATTGTTTTATTGAAGGATTGTGAGTCAAGTTACTAAGTCATTTTGATATGTATTGTAAATATTGTTTAATATAAAAAATGAAGTATTTTGGTTTACATCAACTTATATTGTTGAAAAGGTTAAGTATTTTTGGAAAAAAATAAGTATATACGTTTTGTTTATGTAAAATGATTAAATCCTTTATTATTTAGGGTAATAATGTTTCTATTGTGATCATAAAGTGTTACGTAATGTCCTGGTGTTATTTTCCCTATTTTGCTTATTTTTACTTCATTTTTGCGAGATATCTCCTGTATTAAGTGAGAGAATTTAGGATTTATTGTAAATATCAATTCATAATCATCTCCTCCAGATAAAATGTTATTTATATATTGAGGTGTGTTATCTATGATTTCTTTAGCTTCATTTGATAATGGTATTTTGTCTAAATATATTGATGCTCCTACTTGAGATGAGTTGCAAATGTGTTCAATGTCTTGTATTAGTCCATCAGAAATATCTATACATGAAGATGCAATTTTGTTAATACTGATTCCTAAATTAATTCTCGGTTGTGGTAGGTCATATTTATTTTTTAAATTACAGTAATTTTTTTTGATAATGTTTTGGTATATAAGTAATCCAAGTGCTGCATCTCCAATATTTCCACTAACATAAATAGAATCTCCAATTTTTGCTCCGGATCTTTTTAATACATTGCCATTACTTGTGCCAAATGCTGTAATGCTAATTATAATTTTATCTTGTTTGTGAGATGTTGTATCACCTCCTAATAATTTTATGTTAAATTTTTCATGTTCTTCTTTTAGGCTGTCAGTAAAGTTTTCCCACCAATCTTCAGAAATATTATTAGGTAATACTAATCCTAAGCAATAGCCGTAAGGTGTAGCTCCCATAGCTGCAATATCTGATAAATTTGATCTAAGAGCTTTTTTTGCTAATATATTTGGGTTGTACTGCTTAAAAAAATGCACATCTTCTATAAGTATGTCTTTTGTTATTAGTAATTTTTTTTCTTTACAGTTGATAATCGCAGCATCATCTCCTATTAATGAATCATGATCTAGTTTATATATATAATTTCTAATGTACTCAAATTCTTTCATAGTATTCTCTTAAATATGTAGTGTATGCTTTTTTATAATAAAATGTATTATTTGTTATAACAT
This Ehrlichia japonica DNA region includes the following protein-coding sequences:
- the thiL gene encoding thiamine-phosphate kinase, which codes for MKEFEYIRNYIYKLDHDSLIGDDAAIINCKEKKLLITKDILIEDVHFFKQYNPNILAKKALRSNLSDIAAMGATPYGYCLGLVLPNNISEDWWENFTDSLKEEHEKFNIKLLGGDTTSHKQDKIIISITAFGTSNGNVLKRSGAKIGDSIYVSGNIGDAALGLLIYQNIIKKNYCNLKNKYDLPQPRINLGISINKIASSCIDISDGLIQDIEHICNSSQVGASIYLDKIPLSNEAKEIIDNTPQYINNILSGGDDYELIFTINPKFSHLIQEISRKNEVKISKIGKITPGHYVTLYDHNRNIITLNNKGFNHFT
- the dnaQ gene encoding DNA polymerase III subunit epsilon, which codes for MSYYKGVREVVLDTETTGLDSDGGDRIIEIGCVELVDRVFTGKIFHKYINPERDIPYYATKIHGITIDMLKDKPRFSEIADEFLEFIDNSVLVIHNAGFDIKFIKMELDKVQKNYDSEFQVVDTLILARKKFPGVSSTLDALCRRFNISLQDRKFHGALLDATLLGKVYVQLMGGLQRSLDFACNNNISNANNLNNGCENLYIKPRIYKISGEEIEKHKVLLKKIKNPIWNNVFYTETKSCH